TATTAAGGGTGAATGACTGTTGAAGTTACCAGTTCGGTAGAACCCAATAGCTTTGCCCAAATCTTATATTTGTGTTAAGAAATCGgcttaatatatataaataattttttcagAACTTAATACGTTAAAAAAGCTATGGATGCAGAACTCATAAACCTAAAAATCCGGATCCGCCTCCAAGTATCATGGCCCCTACCAAACTAGCCTCAGAAAATTGGACCTGCTACCTACAGACTTTCTTTACTTGACCATGTTATTGTGCACCCCACATTCCAACGAGGCTCATTCCACGGTCGTCCATCCAGTATTGATATTTTCAGTCCCTATTGTGCAGATACTAACACAATCCTAGCTAGACGAATGATTAAGCGTGGAAACAAAGCTGCTACTCAAGTTCTTGTTCAGTAGATGGATGCAGCTCCAGAGCAGGTAACCTAGGAGGATTATTAACTAACGTGCAGTCGATTTTCATCACTGTTTCTTTGGGGACAAGAAATTTTGGAGAGCATGGAATGTAACAAGTGGGATTTGAAATGTGCAGAAGGAATTTTAAGCTTTGAAGAGTGGTACATGAGGCTTGAGGAGTGAGACTTGAACAAATTATTCTCAAGTTAGTTGGGTTTTAGATATTAAAAGTTACAATTTGGTCGAGCATAATTTTAAGCAGCACTTTCAATTGTTGCACTTTAGTCCCACTATTTAAAGTCCTTCCTATTTGGTCCATGTCAAGTAGTTACAGGGTGAGATCAGCAGAGCATGTCCCGCATCTGCTTCTCTCTCCACTTTTGCTAGCTATTATAAGTTGTAAACCTTCTTCTCTAATGAATTCGAACTTAGACTACTTCTCTTGGCAATTCTCTCGGCTAGTTTTTTTTCTAACTTCTCAGTCAAATCTCTTTTTACAACACTCTTTCAATGGACCAGTGCGGATTCCGCATGTAAATGCAATGGCATAACAGTAAGTGTGACACCTGCATAACTTTCTACTGTGGAACCGCTTTAACTTAAAGACAATTTTTCGGAAGAAAAGGGTAGATAGAAACAGAGCTCAACATTACACAAGTTATAGTTCAATAGATACAACATAAATGTCTTTCTAGATCTAATTCCAACATAAAAGATGATGGTGGATAGTATGCTAAACAATAAATTGCTTTAATGAAATACGAACCATTAGCTACAAAAGAAGACTTCCCATGGCATTCATCCATAGATTGATAATGTGGTTCTTGATTGATCCATTAAGTGACCAGTATCGATGAGGGAAAAAGAGAGGTGGGGGAGGAGGTGACATTGAGAACACAATGAGTTGACATGTTTGGGCATCAAGGAACCACTTGAGGATACAGATAAGGGCACCACAAGAAGATAAAGCAGGAATCATCACTTTACAATGCAATTTTATCAGGACAGCATAATGCTGGGAAGATGAGGGCATTCTAAGCTAATAAATCAAAAGCCAACGATGCTACAACCATGCTTACCAAAGGAACAGAAATGTTATCGTCTACCGTTGGAGTAATAGGGAGAGACTCCACCATTGTTGCTATAAATGACACCACAGCTACTCTTTCTACAGTTGAAACCCAGTCCAAATGAAGATATCCCAAGGCCGAGAAGTAATAGAGCATCCTTTAACCATATGaaaaagtgtagcatcagcataaAGCTTACAGCAAAATCTCCAAACATAAACAGAAAAGGGACAAAAAACCTACCCAATGGACACCAGGAAACCGAGAACAAACATGGAGAGGCTACCAGCCAAACTTTTCTGTTTATTATAAGGGATTTTTATGGACCCAAACCTTCTTCCAACAATATCAGCAATTCCTACATAGAAAATAGTCAGAAAAAAAGAAGTACAAAAGGAACTAATCATAGACTAAGTAATATGAGCTTCAGCTGTTACCATCCCCACCACACATCATTGCTAACGAAATTACTCCAACCGGTGACTCACGCCAAAAGAGAAGTGCACTCAAAATTAACACTAGAACATAATATAGAGGCCCTCTAAGCAATTCTCTGCAAGGAAAAGGCTGAAATTTAAGAGATGAATCAATACCATGTATACGTTGAAAGAGGCAGAAAAGGGATTCTGGAACTTACTCTGGCTTTCCTTCCCGAGTAACAGATTTTAGAAGTCCCTCATCGGTAGCCAAAGAAAGGCCATTAATGACAAGTCTCAAACAGTTTGTAAGTGGAACCACAGAAGCAAAGTAGCGTGCCCATCTTGATGCACTAATCTAAGATCTAAATCATCAGTGAGAACTTTCAAATATGGTTTTGCAATCATCTATGTAAGACAAAATAATACCTGAAAATTGGCCAGGAAGCCATAAAAAGCAGACCAGACAATATGTGGACCAGCTTTCGGCTTAAATTCTGTTTCAATGAATGAAGAGGAAAATAAATATCCCAAGAAACAAAAGCTGCTAAAAATCAAGAGACCACACGGCCATTATAATATGTTATAAGAACCTTTAATGTTTGACGTCGCACAAGATCACGATCCTTctaccttttttttctttcttcctccCCCTTCCCAGAAAGAAGGTTTTTAAGTATTCAGAGCATGTTGTAATTCTGTGAGCTTTCGTTTAAAATCTAAAATAAATAATACATAGGAATGGCTAAAAATAAGAAAGTGGAGTGTCGTAGAAAGACCAGTAATGCTCTTTCACTTTAAAAGAACATGGGCAGTTTATTTATGGATACCAAGTTACTACATCTGAAATAAGCCAAATTTTGAAGAGTCAATTTCTAGAAATCTCAGCATTAACTGATTTCCTCTCTATAAATAGTTTCAATCACCACAAGTTTAAATGAGCTATTAAGGGATCCTGATTCCAGGTAAGAAAAAATTGCATAAGGTTTTCATGAAAAAGGTTGTCAATTTTTCATGAAACTGAATAAGATTGTCAAACTTTTTTATGACGGTGGTGTCTGGCGACGACTCCACCAGATACCCTGTTACCTCCCAATCTCCTACCAGCACAGGTATTGGGTAACTATGCGCTGGCAAGCATTGGCAAAGCCACCTTTGTCCAAGGGGTGTCAAATTTTCCCCTTCACCGGAATCTCTGACTTTCTTAGTGTATTTACTTTTTTAAATTTTGACTCCCTAGGTGAAAATCCTGGCTCGCACCCTTCTTTGTGAACAAAGGCTTAGGTGATGGGGAGAAATCACCTAATACTTTTTGCCTCCACTAAGATTTGATAAGATTGTCAATTTTTGTTGATTACGAGTCTCAGTACATTGACATTTACAGCTACATATAACCTACACGGCTA
This sequence is a window from Nicotiana sylvestris chromosome 3, ASM39365v2, whole genome shotgun sequence. Protein-coding genes within it:
- the LOC104231674 gene encoding probable phytol kinase 1, chloroplastic; protein product: MSRVLTIAAAAAAVVRFTHYPNSVLPRHVRLSNLPSSLTVTTHALTFRGRFFSPYSSRAVPGPADAGLTGGFDAIIGDGGSMLQDAGATAFVIAGAYALVSTFDFLSERKLIEQNLSRKLVHILSGLLFMASWPIFSASRWARYFASVVPLTNCLRLVINGLSLATDEGLLKSVTREGKPEELLRGPLYYVLVLILSALLFWRESPVGVISLAMMCGGDGIADIVGRRFGSIKIPYNKQKSLAGSLSMFVLGFLVSIGMLYYFSALGYLHLDWVSTVERVAVVSFIATMVESLPITPTVDDNISVPLVSMVVASLAFDLLA